The following coding sequences lie in one Rutidosis leptorrhynchoides isolate AG116_Rl617_1_P2 chromosome 6, CSIRO_AGI_Rlap_v1, whole genome shotgun sequence genomic window:
- the LOC139851564 gene encoding uncharacterized protein isoform X1 codes for MPQTPDYIFFSFLEIQISVTGVISFYNDFLESLYEQMGETASITGIGHISHSEKDWENGKLFSLQEQIDHKINFIQQELQNLDVPLIVVGHSIGSFMSLEIIKRIPEKVAYLIALYPFLLVNPESQQQTIIKKISSRRSPLRSSVISATVAFFGMLPIHASRFIAKNSLAKTWSTTAIDALCTRVLKYHTMRNVLYLAMTEFEELVKVPDWDFIRKNQARIAFLYGDDDHWAPLNMHDEIVKQVPNAAVEIEREGHTHSFCCTVAGSVWVARHVATLINKTIM; via the exons ATGCCACAAACCCCAGATTACATCTTCTTTTCATTCCTGGAAATCcag ATTTCTGTTACAGGAGTTATTTCATTTTACAATGATTTTTTGGAGTCGCTTTATGAGCAAATGGGAGAAACTGCTTCAATAACAG GTATTGGGCATATATCACACTCGGAAAAG GATTGGGAAAATGGGAAGTTGTTCTCACTACAGGAACAGATCGATCATAAG ATAAATTTCATCCAACAGGAACTGCAAAATCTTGATGTTCCTCTTATAGTT GTGGGCCACTCAATTGGGTCGTTTATGTCTCTTGAAATAATTAAACGAATTCCTGAAAAG GTTGCGTATCTTATTGCACTGTATCCATTTCTTTTGGTGAACCCAGAGTCGCAGCAACAAACGATTATAAAGAAGATTTCGAG TCGCAGGTCACCGTTGAGATCCAGTGTAATCAGTGCTACCGTCGCATTTTTTGGGATGCTACCAATTCATGCATCTAGATTTATTGCAAAAAATTCATTGGCAAAAACATGGTCAACTACCGCTATTGATGCTCTGTGTACGCGCGTTCTTAAg TATCATACAATGCGCAACGTTTTATATTTGGCCATGACTGAGTTTGAAGAG CTTGTAAAGGTACCAGATTGGGACTTCATTAGGAAAAATCAAGCTCGGATTGCATTCTTGTATGGTGATGATGATCATTGGGCTCCATTGAACATGCATGATGAG ATTGTAAAGCAGGTACCAAATGCTGCAGTAGAAATCGAAAGAGAGGGTCACACCCATTCTTTCTGTTGCACTGTGGCCGGCTCAGTATGGGTGGCTCGTCATGTAGCAACCTTGATCAACAAAACCATAATGTGA
- the LOC139851564 gene encoding uncharacterized protein isoform X2: MPQTPDYIFFSFLEIQISVTGVISFYNDFLESLYEQMGETASITGIGHISHSEKDWENGKLFSLQEQIDHKINFIQQELQNLDVPLIVVGHSIGSFMSLEIIKRIPEKVAYLIALYPFLLVNPESQQQTIIKKISRSPLRSSVISATVAFFGMLPIHASRFIAKNSLAKTWSTTAIDALCTRVLKYHTMRNVLYLAMTEFEELVKVPDWDFIRKNQARIAFLYGDDDHWAPLNMHDEIVKQVPNAAVEIEREGHTHSFCCTVAGSVWVARHVATLINKTIM; the protein is encoded by the exons ATGCCACAAACCCCAGATTACATCTTCTTTTCATTCCTGGAAATCcag ATTTCTGTTACAGGAGTTATTTCATTTTACAATGATTTTTTGGAGTCGCTTTATGAGCAAATGGGAGAAACTGCTTCAATAACAG GTATTGGGCATATATCACACTCGGAAAAG GATTGGGAAAATGGGAAGTTGTTCTCACTACAGGAACAGATCGATCATAAG ATAAATTTCATCCAACAGGAACTGCAAAATCTTGATGTTCCTCTTATAGTT GTGGGCCACTCAATTGGGTCGTTTATGTCTCTTGAAATAATTAAACGAATTCCTGAAAAG GTTGCGTATCTTATTGCACTGTATCCATTTCTTTTGGTGAACCCAGAGTCGCAGCAACAAACGATTATAAAGAAGATTTCGAG GTCACCGTTGAGATCCAGTGTAATCAGTGCTACCGTCGCATTTTTTGGGATGCTACCAATTCATGCATCTAGATTTATTGCAAAAAATTCATTGGCAAAAACATGGTCAACTACCGCTATTGATGCTCTGTGTACGCGCGTTCTTAAg TATCATACAATGCGCAACGTTTTATATTTGGCCATGACTGAGTTTGAAGAG CTTGTAAAGGTACCAGATTGGGACTTCATTAGGAAAAATCAAGCTCGGATTGCATTCTTGTATGGTGATGATGATCATTGGGCTCCATTGAACATGCATGATGAG ATTGTAAAGCAGGTACCAAATGCTGCAGTAGAAATCGAAAGAGAGGGTCACACCCATTCTTTCTGTTGCACTGTGGCCGGCTCAGTATGGGTGGCTCGTCATGTAGCAACCTTGATCAACAAAACCATAATGTGA